The Apium graveolens cultivar Ventura chromosome 3, ASM990537v1, whole genome shotgun sequence sequence caggtggagacctataaggccgggctcatggcaaaaggattcaaacaaaggcaagggattgactttgatgaaactttttcacctgtagccctgttaaaatcaatttggattttgcttgcgattgatgcttactacgactatgagatctggcaaatggacgtgaaaacggccttcctcaatggggaacttgaggaggaagtgtatatgacacagccagagggttttctttccaagagaaatgaacacctagtgcgtaagctgctgcgaaccatatatggtttaaggcaagcttctcgtagatggaacatccgttttgatgagacaatcaaagagtttggttttatcaaaaacatagatgaaccatgtgtctacaagaaggttagtgggagcgcggtaacatttcttgtattgtatatggatgacatacttcttataggaaatgatataccgatgctacaatcagtcaaagtatgactatcaaagaacttcaccatgaaggacttgggagaatcatcctacattctcggtatgaagatctatagagatagatctagaagaataataggtcttacccagggtacatacatccagaaagtgcttaaaaggtttagcatggaaaactccaaaagagcTCTCATACCAATGAGCCAttgagtgtccctttccgaaaaaaggtctcctaagacacctgaggaaagagagcgtatgagtaagattccttatgcttcagcaataggatctatcatgtacgcaaTGTTATGcacaaggcctgatgttgcttattcaattagtgtgacgagcagatatcagtccaatctaggtgaagaccactagaaagtagtgaaaaacatctttaagtacttgcgaaggactcaggacatttttcttgtttttggtggtgaatctgagttgaaaatagagggttatactgactctagttttcaatcagaaagtgatagcaaatccatgtcagggtacgtgtttactctgaatggtggtgcgataagttggaagagttccaaacagtctacaacggctgactccacagcggaagcataatatatagctgcaagtgaggctgcaaaagaagccgtttggatgaggaaatttgtttctgagttgggagttgttcctagcgttgaagagcctattgtgttgtattgtgataacaacgcaacaatagcacaagccaaggaacctaagtctcataaaaattccaaacatgtcatgcggcgctttcatctgattagggagattgttgaaagaggagatgtcaacgtcgagagagttgacacacataacaacatagcagacccactcacaaagccactttctcaaagtcactttgatcgttataaagacaagatgggtattagataccagagtgattggctttagtacaagtgggagattaaaagagatatgtcctaagtccaatcatgtatgaggatttaggaataacttttatgtaatctgttttgatttcattgatattaataaaagacttgttttgtttttattgcggtctctatctattttaagtgtttaaataagatgtaccacagtttagagtaaagctttttatggattgtgatgagatcataataatgagacctaaaagatgataactttaaactcaaatagttcctggtcgtaagattactaactggtaattaataatccgcaaagatcggtacatattatacttgcttcattatgaaggatgtctgttcacatagacatttgtgtggtgacactatagctagtatgtaggtgcttattacagaataagttcactgaacatgactcacacagctgaacaactgatggagttcactcacgtgtcagcagttgttcacatagtgatagttgtacaagtatccttagacttgaggtcatcatagtcatcttgtgtacactgaactatgctttggtttagttcttagtctccagggacaattataagggctctactgggtataggaatttgtacacgaagatagtatatgatcaataaaggatctaccccttccagtgaatgaagagaatgttcaatgctgatccacttatgctagttcaggaaactctggccagagtgaatgaaattagaaaggagtttctaatttacattaaatagaactaatcatagtgaatgggaaagcaagtgattaaataagataagcttgacacaagttccatgccttgtatttaatcgtgacattgcagggtagaaggaattgattgtacggtaactactcactgaataggttcttggtattctaagcagtgaattcgtattatccggatagtcgcgatatgctgagaagtatccctaactatgtagaataaatatgattaattaattaatcatatttaatgaattagagaatttatataaataatgataaaatagttttattattatttatttctattaccggcttaatattgaacctacagggtcacaccataaaagagaatgatttaatgatggagaaattaattaataatggctgatacttatttatttatgaaataaataattaattggcaaatttaataattgtttaaatgagatttaattgattataaattaattaagaaaaagttcttaatattattaattaagaatttaatttttggaaattaaatcaagtgagagaattatttctaaagtgtttagaaaaagaattaataattaaaaggtgttttaattattagtgagaataataaagggttaataataataatattttatgggaaattttttagctgaaaattttgcctataaatatactattataaatcctatttttgcctcaacccaaaagatttacaaaatcctaattctctgcacctcctccttcattacatcattttcttggtggataccggtggagtgcttcacacttgaggagcagctgctaaggatctccgctcgttgttcatggatcgcttttaaaggttcgaaatcgatccctcgattttatttacgatctgtatgcatattatatggattttatatatgtaaaattGCTTTACCATacttccgtgatagataaaatcctacagaaaggagtggactaaggaatggaacacagttagttttgttccttctgaaaagattcttgctcagcatctggcaaaagctgataaaatgctgttaaatgatgattttaaggcacagctgagagttactgcattgagtacaaggaaccttcaaggtcaacactcaacaactcatgccaaggtgaataaaattaaAGAAACCTTAATCCGGTAAGATATGaatatgaaacttgaaaagaacacattttttaagccagcctttaacagaattgcctacattgagaaaactcaggagaagcaacaaactcagattgatgaaattataaagaatcaagcttctcagcaaactcaactcaatgagatccaatcctcagtggaattgcttgtctctcttcttttaccttctgatgccaaaaagggggagaaaatgattaagtccaaatgcaaatctattcagacactgaagggaaaggatgatggaaatgatgaccagggaaactctgataatggtagaggtcaaggtcaaggcaaaggattttcatcaagtaaagctagaattacaattcaaggaacaagttctgatactgggagaagaataaattctgatactggtaaaaggataagttctggtgaacatctgcaacttgatgaagaaatttcaaagcaattatttcttaaagaaaatccaggaatggactttgagagtctaaagggaGAAGAAGatagactcaaagcagaaggtgtcaagatgaaatctaaagcttctgttgttgaaaagaaatttccaaagcctaaggttattgtgataaaggaaagaacaaattctgaggcaaccaaagccaaatcataagtggaaattgatccaaggtccaagggtaaagaaaaagttgatgaacctgtaaaggtttatatgccagtcacggatgaagaaataactgatgatgaagaagatgctagtcttactctgattataaagaagatttctcaaacaacctctgacatggctcatgttgttcagagtcaagatgtagtaagttctgagttggcttgatatcagaagataaggaaaaggaaacctctgacattgctcatgttaaaccttcaaagatactcctaccaggattcaccaaatctaaacagactcaacctttgaagactgcaacaagtggttttgaagcaagaggTTTTACAGGAAAGGAAACAAGCGATAAATATGGATagggtagttctgatgaaagaagagtacataacactaccaacgATCCAACTTCcataagtgaaccaggtgttggagcaactcctgagagattgaatcgacttgaatctgtacaaatagtttaccatacctttttgaaagaacatatcttgttatattttatgacagatggaaggatATACCATatcaggaagaatgctattccactgaagtattttgaagaactggaacatgttctattcctacttcaagtgaaagacagattaacagatagtgctgcaggttatttaaagtcacaaattcaaagacagaagaagctttattctgtaaagtctgacagcacatactgtcccaagtacagagatcacaaaggtgatattgtcgatatgaagcctaactctgctaagattataactacttttctgggttataagactgtggaatttaatctagagtctgacaagtcatatctgatcagactagatcaggagataagaaaatctaagataaatgatctcagagcagctattttttaaactggtgaagatacagctgaatagataaatgctaaaaggaggatggtcaatgaacttgaatatgctgagagatgtttgttgaagaactatctcagaacaactcctgatatcaaagagatcataaattgaagtcaagtcaaagatctacaactgcttaaattttgaagtgtatacagactgaagctgttatcagaccttgaggatggtaaagctataaggactgtaagttgtagttatctagtcaaattctcatgcatttgtacttaatttttttgacatcatcaaatatctgttgaacttgtatattatgctaatttacaagttgggggagattgttagatatatttgtgatgtcatatgtaatatgatttgtgttcagttttcagatcttaactaacaggacaaatcaatacttaactggaaattagtacttatactgaagtcaggacttaagatatcagaacttaagttatcaggagatatttatcaggagataatatgaggacttaaggtgactttcagataaggcaggcagctgattgaaaggaaagaagatcgagactaagacagtaagaaatatgcatggagaagaattctatgaagaatagaatacttggaagagaagatatctgattgatatattttaggaagcataaatatattcaatatcaattagaacttatcttgtaacggtgtagtatataaatacagacatagggtttacactacatgtgttatcattatcgaagttattattctttgtaaccctagcagctctcgtgataatttgttcatcactgagagaggacagttccatattgtaacagagtttattgtgttgaataaaatatgcgttctgttacttgtgttctttaattcaatttgattgtagtaaatattgtattcaacccccttctacagtgtgtgtgacctaacaaatatcttctgataacttaagttctgataccttaagttctgactttagtgtaagtactgatttccagttaagtcctgatttgtcctgttagttaagatctgaaaactaaacacaaatcagtattagacatgacatcacaaatatatctaacatattatCTACTTCAGTCGTTGTCATTCTTTCAAGTTGTGACGTGTAAGATCGCAACTAAACATCAATATAAACCAACACGATCATATATTTAATGAAGGCTATAAGCCAAAAATTATATGTGTGTCTGTATTCATTTTCTACCATACATTTCAAAGAAAATAACATATGAGAAATATACTGGTATATAACTCACTTTGGACGATTAAAGAGAATAATAACAAGATATTTTGGAGGTCGATTACTTATACATAACACAATCTTTAGCCAGTGTGATGCACGGGCATTCTCTAAATATGTATAAATATTGATTTGTTCATAATTATTCAATTTGTTTGTATGTTAAAAATgtgattaaaaatattttatgtatttgatgtgttAAAAAATGTGATTGATTAGTGATACAACACTTAGTGTCAATACATGTTTGAAttgtacttatatatatatatatatatatgaaagttCCTTAATCTTTGTCTAAATTTGAAATTATTTGTACCATAAAAATATAATAGTTAAAGTGATAATAGTATATATAATTGATCTAGTTAGATGCATAAATAGTTCAATACACATATGTATGCTCGATACGTAGTTTTTTCAGTTGACATCTAACTCATAtgttattaattatcaaatttataatatgaaTACATGAATTATAAATGTTaatatttagaattttaaatTTCACTGAAATATCAAAAAGTACTTAATTTGAATTAGGTTTACGTTTGATATGTTTCTCACGTATAAGTATTGGAtgatatattattatgaataatattattgacaaaatatatgtatatatggacttattaatcaaacataaatctaaatcaaaataagtagtttttgatatatatttcagtgatatttaaaaatataaatattaatggTGCATTAATTGAAATAATAAAGCTGAAATAAATATCATTAAATTATGAACGAACATGAAAATATGTATAATTCGCTGATTTTTTTTAGATTATTTTATGTGTTTATATTATAATTACGGTTAGATTATTTTTTGTGTCAAAAATGTAATTGATGAGTAAAAATTAGGAGCCCGATCGAATATTCAATTCGAGTATTCACTTTTAAAATGCTAGTCTGGTTCAAATAAGTACATATACATGTGTGTGTGTATAtctatgtatatatgtatatataaatatgtatatgtgtatactaatcatgtaaaattaataaattttaacaAATGATTATTTagttaaataaattttatatttacgTTAATGTATATATAAAGTACACAATGGTGAAGCATATTAATGATGCgtcaattaatatatattaattatgaGCAACAAATATTATATAAGTATTAATAGTCAACTAATAAATATTAATTGTgagaataaatataaaataaatattatatagatattaagtAGGGGCATAATAGTCATATAAATTAATTTACTCAACAAACTCGCTtgttgttgtattatatatatagagAATTAAATATCTTATAATAATGGAGATATTAATACGAAATAAATAGGATGAGGTTAAAATGTCTTTTTACATCTTAGGGGGTATAACAGTCATTTTACTTGATTAAATTGTCTCATTGAAACCCCCacttgctctattatatatataatagatttgATTAAAAGGGAGCGACATGTAACCGCCGCCCAAAAGAATTTAATTAAGAGTTTACATGTTTCAGGTATTGCGCCTAGACAATAAATGAATATATTTGGAAAAATGCACGGAGGAGAGGAGCAAGTAGGGTTTCATGCCCAACACTTTAGAAATGTTGTGCgagattttagaaaatataatttGGGTGTGAATGATGCGCAAGTGGGATTGGATTTGTTACAAGAAAGTGGAGGAAATTTTTTTATTCGGACTCTAATTGATGAAGAAGGAAGATTGAAGTGTCTTTTATGGGTTGACCCCCGGTCGTTGTTGGCCTACAAAAATTTTGGTGATGTGGTTGCATTTTATACAACATATCGAACAAATAGGTATGTTATGCCGTTTGTGCCGTTCACCGGGGTGAATCATCACTATCAATCGGTTCTCTTTGGATTTGCACTAATGCGTGATGAATTGAAGACTACATTTGAGTGGGCTTTGGGTACTTGGTTAGAGGCCGTTGAAGGAAAAGCAACTTTGGTTATTATCACCGATCAAGATCAAGCAATGGCGGGGCAATTCAATCTCAACTACCGAACACGACACATTTGTTGTGTTCGTGGCACATTAGTAACAAATTTTTTGAGAAGCTCTCAACCTACTATGCAAAGGAGGAATTTAAAGGTGACTTCAACAATTGCATATATCACTCGTTGACCGAAGAAATTTTTGAGGATAGGTGGAAAGCATTGATCTTGAAGTACAAGTTGGAGGATAATACATGGTTGCAAGGCTTGTATAATTTGAAGCATAAGTGGATCGATGTTTATACACGTAACATTTTTTTCGCGGGTCAAAAAACAACTTCAAGAAGCGAAGGAATGAATGCCTTTTTTGATGTTTATGTAGGGTCTTGAACGGGGTTGAAAGAATTTGTTGAGGGTGCATAAAAAGCGTTAGAAAGAGAATTTATGCGTGAGAAAGAAGAGGATTATAATACACGTCATAAAATTCGTTGCATGCGACTGAAGACCGCCTTGGAGCAACATGCCGCTTCCATTTATACGAAAGAGATGTTCAAAAAATTTCAAGACTAATTGGTTGAGGCCGCAAAGTACTTTGTGGAGAAGGATATAGACCGTTTCTTAAAAGATGTGGAGGACACGTACTACAAATGTTATCGACCATTAATGGTTGAGTCTAAGAGAACCACTTATCCCGTTACCTTCAATAAGTTGTCATTTCGGGGTTCTTGCATATGTAGAATGTTTGAGCATTCGGGCATGCCGTGTCGTCATATTATTGCCGTGTTGACAAAGAGGTGTGTGGCCGAATTACCAGAACATTTTATGAAACGGAGGTGGACTAGGGATGCCAATATAGTTGATGGTGTGTTGCCATATCACATGCCCGAATATGATGCCTCATCCCATGATTTGACTCCAACGGAAAGATTTAATCACATGACTTTACTCACTATGGGGTTTAGTCATATTTGCATGGCGTCGAAGGAACGTTATAAGTATGCTGTGAGAGTTATTAATCGAGAGACTGAAATTATTGAGAAAATGCCCGTGCATGGGGTGGAAGGTGTTAAAATTGAATTTGATACCAAAATTACTCAAGAAAGTGAAGAGAAGTTGCATGAAACTTTTCTTGACCCCGTTGTTTCGAAAACCAAAGGACGCAAAAAAAAGCACCGAATTATAAGTCCCATTGAGGAACTTGcaaagaaaaaaagaaaatacGGACATTGCAACATTGAGGGACATGATGCTTGGAAAATGTTCCGTGAAATTGGAAGAATTGAGAAAAAGTCAAAGTGGCCAATTGtaattcaaattttatataacAATCTCTTATATATTGTTTTTTCATGCTTTTAGTAGTTCCACCTCATTTTGCTAACATGCATTTGTTCCACCTCATTTTGCTAACATGCATTTGTTCTTCTTATATGTAGGTGAAATGGCCAATACTTCGGATGACGAGTCAGTGTCTCACATTAGCAACACATTCTCGGACTCGGACTCCGAATTCGAGGATTGTATGTCACCAACATTTAGCGAGTTGGATGTAATCGCTCGTGAATGGAGCGAGGAACTAGCACAGTTTAACGAAGGACCTCCCCTAGTGGAGGAAGAAGACCCGGAGTTGCACCCTCCAGAAGAAGAGGCATACCGTTCAAAGCTTTGGGCCAAAGCATGCCACTGGTTAACCCTTCCTTGCATGTTTGTAAGAGTTTGGAGCAATGTGCCGCCTTACTTTCTCCCGTTCTTCAACTTGGGTAAGGATTCCCCCGATGGCCCTTGGAGACTGTCCGAATGGGATTGCGGTAAAATTGTGGAATGTGATAGGATCGCGGACATACGTAAGTTGAAGCCTCGTGAGGGTGCCACCCGAGACCAAGTACGCATTGATCACGTCAAGGGTTGGGTGTCCCACTTACATGGCGACGATACCACCGCATGGGCTTGGAGGCGTGCACCATGGTGCAAATTCACTCTCTACAACGGGTCAAGCACCATTCCCGTCACAATATGGAATGATCACGAGACCCATGTCGAAGTCACTAAAGATGTGCTCCGCGAAGGATGTGGTGTTGTGCTCTATTGGGTTTCATGCATTATCAGGGTCGACCCCCCCCCCGGGTCTCAACACACCGACTATCGGGCGGCTTCTCTAACTTTTTACAGATATTTAGTTAGTTAGGGTAGTTCGTACGAGAATTCCCTTTGTTTAAGTATTTTGTTGTATTTCGATGTAATTTTATCAAACTAGACAAGTTATGCACTTATTTGGATTTGAATTGCGATAATTATGTAATTTCTAATTTGTCATTGATCCATTACTTGAAAATTATTATGTCGAAACATAACTCATTTAATGTGATATGAAATAGAATACACATTTATTTTGTAATATTTATGCTTATCATGCATGGGAATTTACATGCAAAGTTGGCAAAATGACCATATGTTAGTCATTATAGCCAAGTAATTCTTAAATTTTGGAAGCCATAAGAAACGATATTCTAATCAACATTTTATTGCATAATGCAGTTCATATAGTTGaaatacatcactattttacAGATTTCACATAAAATAGGggataaaaatttcagaatctTTCTGTCCCTTCCGCGGAAAATAACCGCAGAAGGCATTAACCCTTCCGCGCTTATTTTCCGCGGAAAGGACAGAAAGTTTTTTGGAAATGTGCCTTCTGTAAAGGCACCATCCCACCTGTTTTACATGATACCAACCAAACAACCAATAGTATACGCACAGTTAAACAACATCAACCTGTAAATTGTAAAAAATAAATTCGCCAAATTTAGGCACCCCTCCAAATATGGGCCAAATCGCCAAAAATTTACAAAACCTCAAATTTTGAAATTTCTCCAAACCTTTTAAAATTTGCACACAAGTGTATGGGGGCCATTATATATACAAATCAATAAAAAATAGAAACAAAAAAAACTAAATAAAGGGACGGGAAAGGGACGGTCGATAAACGGCCGATATAAAAGAAACAAGTTTCAATtgtcattaaatcaaataaaGGGCACACGATGATGTTCGAATGTAACGAAACAAGTTCAACTACACTGCACAAGCATAAGATGAAGTCACAAGTTCAACTAAGCTGCACAACTAGACGAATGACCTAACTACTACTCCTTCCAGCTACCCTCTTCATCCTTTGCCTCGTGTGATGTGTTGGTATGGGTTTAGCCATCCCTCTTTGAAGCTCATTCGCAATCCTATAACTAAAGGTCTCCACGTTCGAGGCATCCCAACACACTTTAGCGAGGTCATATCCCTGCAAGGTGTAGTCCATATATTTGCACACGTACACACCGCAATCTGAGTAGTTATCTTGTTTAGGTATTGCATCCCAAACATGTACTAAAGGCTCTTCATCTGAGAAATTTCTATTCTTCCCAACATTACCAAACATACCTGTATCAACTCCAACCTAACACACAACAAAAAACAACATCAGTTCACGAAAGTAATAAGGAAAGATTTAGAAATTACAATATAAGGTGTCGTCGAGGAACTATTACCACACACTCTTCCTCT is a genomic window containing:
- the LOC141714230 gene encoding protein FAR1-RELATED SEQUENCE 5-like; this translates as MHGGEEQVGFHAQHFRNVVRDFRKYNLGVNDAQVGLDLLQESGGNFFIRTLIDEEGRLKCLLWVDPRSLLAYKNFGDVVAFYTTYRTNRYVMPFVPFTGVNHHYQSVLFGFALMRDELKTTFEWALGTWLEAVEGKATLVIITDQDQAMAGQFNLNYRTRHICCVRGTLVTNFLRSSQPTMQRRNLKVTSTIAYITR